One stretch of Magnetococcales bacterium DNA includes these proteins:
- a CDS encoding DNA cytosine methyltransferase, translating into MCLPWGFADVVVGGFPRQDISNAGLGRGLDGPKSSLWWEMFRVIRDVRPFWVIIENSPVLRSRGLGQILRAIHEIGYDAEWHCIPACAAGAHHERNRIFNCCLPVVPSFG; encoded by the coding sequence TTGTGTCTTCCGTGGGGGTTTGCGGATGTGGTTGTCGGCGGGTTTCCGCGCCAAGACATCTCAAACGCAGGATTGGGGAGAGGATTGGATGGACCAAAATCAAGCTTGTGGTGGGAGATGTTCCGAGTCATCCGGGATGTCCGCCCGTTCTGGGTCATCATCGAGAACAGTCCAGTGCTTCGCAGTCGAGGACTGGGACAGATTCTCAGGGCGATCCATGAGATCGGGTACGATGCGGAATGGCATTGTATTCCGGCTTGCGCCGCTGGTGCGCATCACGAGAGGAACAGGATCTTCAATTGTTGCCTACCGGTAGTGCCTTCGTTTGGTTGA